From one Planococcus citri chromosome 3, ihPlaCitr1.1, whole genome shotgun sequence genomic stretch:
- the LOC135840640 gene encoding acyl-CoA Delta-9 desaturase-like, translating to MAPNAGSNTMSFQADEQNQIDQDSSSEEKQFEKEDDIDSPVDRTSDKSTVSLCFTNVPLKFNLLQLLFLVKYYIKRTYIAVWHELSMDPRVRSSPYADPPENEVKVSFSDAVTIRRRRIFFIIIHLMALLGLYYCVIGRVRVYTILWGKKTKPLRECPSLLLGAFSSIGVTAGAHRLWSHHSFKATWQLRTILMLFQTLGVQYSVYNWARDHRLHHKHTDTDADPHNSNRGFFFSHIGWSVVLPHPDVENKIKTIDMKDMEQDQVAMFQFKYYVPLSLLVAYIIPTVVPWYFWGESLWISHLVAAQLRHVITLHGTFLINSAAHMWGTKPYDKNINPTENMFVSAASFGDGWHNYHHVFPWDYRNSELWDYKLNISTAFVDLFALIGWAYDLKTVPSDIVSKRVKRTGDGTHHVWGWNDKDLPAEDRELAEVLNKRHED from the exons ATGGCACCGAACGCTGGAAGTAACACGATGTCGTTCCAAGCCGACGAACAAAATCAAATCGATCAGGATTCTTCTTCGGAAGAGAAGCAATTCGAGAAGGAAGATGATATCGATAGTCCTGTGGATCGAACTTCCGATAAATCGACCGTTTCCTTGTGTTTCACCAATGTACCTCTCAAATTCAACTTGTTGCAGTTGTTGTTCTTAGTCAAGTATTATATCAAAAGGACCTACATAGCAGTATGGC ACGAACTTTCGATGGATCCACGTGTAAGATCGAGCCCATACGCAGACCCGCCGGAAAACGAAGTAAAAGTGTCGTTCAGCGACGCCGTAACGATTAGAAGACGacgtatatttttcattatcattCACCTTATGGCATTGCTGGGATTGTACTACTGCGTCATCGGTCGTGTCAGAGTTTACACGATTTTATGGGGTAAAAAAACCAAACCATTACGCGAATGTCCAA GTTTACTCTTAGGTGCGTTTTCGTCGATCGGAGTAACGGCCGGTGCTCATCGACTCTGGTCTCATCATTCGTTCAAAGCTACTTGGCAGCTTCGTACGATTTTGATGCTTTTCCAAACGCTCGGCGTACAATACAGCGTTTACAACTGGGCCAGAGATCATCGTTTGCATCACAAGCATACCGATACCGATGCCGATCCGCATAACTCGAATCGCGGATTCTTCTTTTCGCATATCGGTTGGAGCGTCGTGCTGCCTCATCCGGACgtcgaaaataaaatcaaaactatCGACATGAAAGATATGGAACAAGACCAAGTCGCTATGTTTCAATTCAA ATATTACGTTCCATTGTCGCTCTTAGTGGCATACATTATACCCACCGTGGTTCCTTGGTATTTCTGGGGTGAGAGTTTGTGGATCTCTCATCTAGTGGCTGCTCAACTCAGACATGTGATTACATTACACGGCACGTTCTTAATTAACAGTGCTGCTCATATGTGGGGAACAAAACCTTACGATAA AAACATTAACCCGACTGAAAACATGTTCGTATCAGCTGCATCGTTCGGTGACGGATGGCACAACTATCACCACGTGTTCCCGTGGGACTACCGAAACTCCGAATTATGGGACTACAAATTGAACATCTCAACCGCATTCGTCGATCTGTTCGCATTGATCGGCTGGGCTTACGATTTGAAAACCGTACCATCCGATATAGTCAGCAAACGCGTAAAACGTACCGGAGACGGTACCCATCACGTTTGGGGCTGGAACGATAAAGACTTGCCGGCCGAAGACAGAGAATTAGCTGAGGTGCTAAATAAACGTCATGAAGATTAA